From the genome of Ziziphus jujuba cultivar Dongzao chromosome 4, ASM3175591v1:
TGATGTAATTTAGTCCCAATAATTTTTCCATGtaatgttctttattttttatttttttgataaattgagaagaagaaatttttgtGCAGGccttaaattcaaaatttcatatttattatccATGAATGTTGTTATCTAGactgtttttaaattatcacaatgtaatattattcaaaacaataaataaccgAGTATAATTCCGTCAAAATTGTAAACAGGttacattatgttttttttttaaaaaaaaaaaaaaaatagcaaatcaacTTTTAGTTTGGGTTAGCCAAAAGCTGTAAAAATGAATTACACTGCTGACAAAAGAGGTAGATAAGTGGCCTTTTTTCTGTcctatctgaaaaaaaaaaaaaaaaagaaaaaaaaagtagactTTTTCTGTATGATTTGGTTGTACCCAAacaacaaaactaaataaataatattagataccaataaatagaataacaagaaaaataaataaattatgaaattcgAGACTGCtgaattaattttgtaaatcaACATCCCAACCTGGAGAAAAATGAATACCATATATTCTATTGTCCATCCAAAATGATTGTTGAAGGTCTAAAGTCATTAAATACTGAAAAAATGGACACCTTAACACGCATTGACTCCTAAAAAATCATGGAAAAAggtcttattattatttctacgatatgataatataataaatcatttcACAAGGTCATTGCAGAAAAGAAGATCAAGTGGAGTTCTGTTCTTGATAATTAAAACTTGTAACACtccaatggaaaaataaaatgtttcttAATTCCTGATATTATAGGTCAAAGTAATTAGTCCAACACCTACATTGTAATAAGTGAAAGTTTTATAgtcaaattttgaatatcataatttactttttcaacCCTTCTATGttctattcaaaaaatataaagatatgAAGTACCCTACTATACATGAGTCTCAATATAGCTCAAACCCTATAGCTTCACAAAAACAGCAACATTCCCTCATTCCTGCCCTTGTCCAAGATCAAACACTTGTCCAAATTgagagttttttcttttttttttttaatttaatcttcAAAATGTTAACCATTCAAAATTTAActccaatctctctctctctctctcttgtgcaataatatttaattaatgaataagtaaatgtactaaaatttaaaaatttaagcaaATTTCCATTACCCATTTAATATTAAGAAATTATATCCACAAGATCTCTCTTTAAAGCAAATGCTTGCCCATGAACATAGGAAAATATCCATCTAAATTTAGCTTTCAACATTTATCATCCccactccctctctctctctctcatcgcTTTCTCATACCCTAAACTTCATAGGTCAAACATCCCGcacaattttctctctctctaaactAACACGGTtttgactaaaaaaatatatatggaaattaagaaaaaaaaatcaaaacttttttttttttttttgtattttattttccgGGAAAACTAAATCAGATCGGACCGATCCACCAATGAAAAAGCTCCTTGCAAACTGGGAAAAAAAtcttacacaaaaaaaaaacacaaacagaAGCAAAggcacaaaaaaataaaaaaacaatttttttcttttagtttctcTCTCTTCCATTTTCCCTCCCCCTGTGTCCTTTGTCTGACTCTCTCTCTTGATGCATGGGAGAGAAAGTGATTGCTGACCCGTAAACCCAACCTGATTGTTTGATTTAAATCTTTGATTAaattgagaaaagaaaaaaaaaagaagaaacaaaccCGTTTGTTGAATCTCCAATGCGGTCTTCGAGAAGACCACAAAGAAGAAGCAGAACAGATTTGAGGAAAACCCACAGAAATAGATCTAAAATTGGTTGTGAATCTTCGTCTCAATCAGAAAGTCATTGTCGGTGGGCGATTGGTGCGACTGGGTTTGGATCTGATGGTGGGTATTGTAAGCCTATGGATGGTAGTAGATGTCATAGCTTCGAGTTTGGGTGGCTTTGCTTTTGCTAGCGTGAAGAAAGGGCTGCATAGACGACGATGCAGCTTCACTTCTCGCCTAGCATGAGAAGCATCACGATCTCGAGCAGCAATGGGTTTATTGACTTGATGAAGATCAGGGTCGCAGCTCGCCACATCTCTTATCGAACCCTCTTCCATACCATCCTCATCCTCGCTTTCTTGTTGCCCTTTGTCTTCATTCTCACTGCTGTTGTCACACTTGAAGGTGTCAACAAGTGCTCCTCATTTGgtactttcatttttatttttatttttttaaaataaaacttttcgAGTTTGCAATCTCAATCTAATTGGTGTATCTTCTAAGTTTGCTTTGGCATTATAAATAATGGATCTTGATTTGTTTTAGATTGTATGGTTGTGCCCATGTGTTGCATATTCTTGTATTTGGTTTCTGTGGCCGAATCTGGTTGATTTATCAGCCGGGTCTGTTTCAAATCACAATATAGATATTGGGTTTTTTTTGGGCGTTTCAAATGATTTGGTTCATTTGTTGAATTGGGATGGTATTGCCATTTTATGAGATTGGGTTGGTTTCATGGATTGGTCTGTTTATTTAATCTTGCATCATTCGGTGTTCAGTGTTCAGCTACCTGTGAGATCTGAACTGAATGAATTATCTGCAAGTGTATCTTGTGTTTGTTAATTGAATTAATCTGACTTCCATTAACCGTTACTTGCGTGATATGACAAACAAATTACAAGAGTGTGAATGCtgtatattgctaatttattatatgatttatGCATATTCAATCGTTTTGTGATTTGAATTTTCTGTGTTACAATCATATAAtctattttcattcatttttaattatttgtttgtttttctggtTGAGttttgggtgttttttttttttttttttttctttttgccctTAACGCAGTTGATTTTTAAGGTTGAATTCTGTAGATTCTATAATAGTCTATTTGTTGACAAGACGCGTATGCAGATTTATAATCTGAGCAATTGTGTATGTGTTGATAAAGAATAAATACCAAAACTAAAATCCATGGAATTGACTAGTTTGCTTAACCTCATAGTCACAACATGGCCTCTGATTCTTGAAATTGTTTAGGTATCTCTCATAACCTAAAATTTCAACAATGGACCTTTTTCACTTCTTATTCTTTGTACATATCATAGTTCTGTATTTTTTACCTGTAACTAAGATTCTGTCTTGACTCTGTATTTTTCTGTGCTGGCTTTTATATCATTATGTTTCATAGATCAAGCTTCACaacattctttcatttttttgtatgatgggtttatgattttatttgtctttttcttctgTGCTTCAGATTGTTTAGGCAGGCGGTTGGGACCAAAGCTTCTTGGTAGGGTTGATGATTCAGGGGTATAAACTTTTTTCTGATGCTGTGAAttgaattttagtatttttcccCACATCTTTGAGCATGTTCATCTTATGTTGATTTTCATAAGCTAAATCCTTGTGGTTGTGATGATGGCACTGCAGAGACTGGTGAAAGACTTCTACAAGATCCTCGACCAAGTGAGCACCGAAGATATCCCAGCTGATCTAAAGCTCCCAGATTCTTTTAGTCAACTTGTTTCTGAAATGAAGAACAACCAGTATGATACAAAGACGTTTGCTTTCATGTTAAGGGCAATGGTGAGTTATTGCTGTAGAAGTCTAAATGCATTTATGTTCCTATGTGATGAATTATTTTAAGGAATGGGAAAAGATgattatatttgtttgtttttattttttattttttatcttctaGTCTTTTTGCAATAACCTATTTTTTCAATGAATGAATTTTATATTGCATTAAGTGGATTGACCTTAAATATCTCCCCTGTTCTTCACAGATAGCATTCTTTTTCGCCTCATATGTATTTGTTTCTTCATTCTTTATGTTAAACACTTGTCAAAAAGAACTATGTACCTTGTGTCTCCCTtttactctctttctctctataaTAGAATCCAAGTGAATTTTGAGGCTGTATGCACTACAGCttcatattgttattttttatttttactctaGTAATCGTACATATCAAAGTTGATTGGCATGTATTCCAGCTGCATTGAAATAGTATTATCAGCATAAGGTCATAGGAAGACCAGAGGCCACATCTTCTCTTTGATTACCTTTAGGAATAGTTTGTCTAATGCCACAGCAAGAAAGATGATTATCCAGCTCCTAAAATGAATTTCCTTCTCTAACTTATGTGCTGTAGGATTATATTGACAATATGGCTTATGCTAGGGTGTCCTTTTATGATTAATAAAGGCATATATACTCTTGTAGCTCATTTTCTCCCATTAAGTTCTTTGATACTTTAACCTTATCTGTCTTTAGTAGGAAACTATATCTTGAATACTCCTTTCAACTGTTCACCTTTTTCTTTCCTAAAGAAGAAACTTCGAGGCAAATTCATTTGCTGGCAATATTAAATTGAGTGTTATGCCAATTGCTTAGGGCTTAAATAAATGCTGGGTGTTATGTGTCAGATCTTACTGCTATGTCATGCCACATCTAAATTTTGCACAAAAGGGTGGGTTGGGACGGATTCTAGTGTatactagagagagagagagagagggagagagtatTGTTAAACATTTTCCCCTCCCCCAAGAAAAGAGAATATACAGTTTGAAGTACtgactttcttcttcttcttttgcttttcttttggcAAAGATGGAGAAATTTGAAAGAGAGATCAGAGAGTCCAAGTTTTCAGAGCTAATGAACAAACATTTTGCGGCAAGCTCCATACCTAAAGGCATCCACTGCCTGTCCCTGCGTTTGACTGATGAATACTCATCCAATGCCCATGCACGCAAACAATTGCCTCCACCAGAGTTACTTCCTCTGCTATCTGATAACTCTTACCACCATTTTGTCCTGTCAAGTGATAATATTTTGGCTGCTGCAGTTGTTGTTGCGTCTACTGTGCAGTCATCTCTAAAACCTGAGAAGATAGTCTTCCATGTCATTACTGACAAGAAAACATATGCGGGCATGCATTCTTGGTTTGCACTGAATCCTATTTCCCCTGCTATCATTGAAGTGAAAAGCGTGCACCAGTTTGACTGGTTAACAAGAGAAAATGTCCCGGTACTTGAAGCTGTAGAAAATCAAAATGGGATCAGGAATTATTACCATGGAAATCATATTGCGGGAGCCAATCTTAGTGATACAACCCCACGTACATTCGCTTCCAAATTGCAGGCTAGAAGTCCAAAGTACATATCCTTACTCAACCATCTTCGCATATATTTACCGGAGGTAAGTGAATTTTACGTGATACATATCCCTTATTTGGGGAGCtggaattttatgttattttttttggttttgtttagaAAAGTAATTATTCTATGATGCTTTGTGTCTCCTGTGCATTGAACATTATTAAGAAAATTGGTCAAGGTCAATCGTAGAAATGGCATGGACTTATTGTGGAGTGTATGCCTACCTGCATTGGCAGGAATGAGTTGAGATTTTGCATGGCATCTGTGTCTACCTAAATTAAAAACTTAGTTATGGAAATCAGTTCTGATGATGGAATCCTAACCACTTGGTGGTTTGTTTagataagaaagaaaaacttGTTCTGTCTGAAATGGTAACATGGAATTTAAAGCCGTCATTGTAATTTTATTGGGTTAAGGGTGTGCAGGATCATTGTTAAGCAATTGGAATCTAAACTTTTGGCCTTTGATGTGATGTTTGTAATGTTGTTTTGTTTCACATAAGAATTCTTCTCTTCAAGTTTAGCATTTAACAATTAGGGTGCTGATTATGTATGTTGAACAGCTATTTCCAAACCTCGACAAGGTGGTATTTTTGGATGATGATGTTGTCATTCAGCGAGATTTGTCACCACTTTGGGAAATTGACCTTGGGGGAAAGGTCAATGGAGCAGTAGAAACTTGTAGAGGTGAAGATGAGTGGGTAATGTCTAAGCGATTCAAGAATTACTTCAATTTTTCACATCCCCTTGTAGCAAAGAATTTGGACCCTGAAGAATGTGCATGGGCTTATGGGATGAACATTTTTGATCTTAGTGCTTGGAGGAAGACCAACATAAGAGATACTTACCATTCTTGGCTGAAAGAGGTAAAATTGAATTATCCACACACTATTATGTTTCTTTATTCTCATAGCATTTTCCTTCTCTAGTGGGTTTAAATTATAGTGAGAGTTTAGAAACAACAGAATGCCTTGAATGAGTGAATGGCATAGTGTATTTCATAATTGTAGGATTGCCCTTgccataattatttttgaatttaatcttaCAATAGTCCATTATCTATTTGCATTTGATAAcctacttttttttcttaatcttgttatGTTATTTATGGGCCAATACATTATGGAAAAAGCTTTTTATGCAGGACTTATTGTTTATGAGTAGTTGGCTTTTCTTAAGAGTTTAAGATGCATTTTTGACTTATTTTTTAAAGGATCTTGCAACCTTTGAATGGGAATAAATTTTTGAGAATAAATTTTTGATCTATTTGCTTCACTTTTCGATTTCAATTTtactaaaatgaaaaataaaataaaataaaaaatattcagtCGTATGGAACTTTTGGAGCCTTAACAAGAACCGAAAATTTAAGACTATATTTTGGATTGGCCAGCCTGTTGTTATTGTATATTTGTTTTGCTGTGTTACTTGTATTATCGGTTTGCAGATGTGATTTTAACTCAGATTGTGAGTTTTCTTTCTGTTTAGAATCTGAAGTCAAACCTGACAATATGGAAGCTTGGAACACTACCGCCTGCTTTGATAGCATTTAAAGGTCATGTTCATCCTATTGACCCATCCTGGCACATGCTTGGCTTGGGCTATCAAAATAGAACTGACATTGAGAGTGTTAAGAAGGCTGCAGTTATCCATTATAATGGCCAGTCAAAACCTTGGTTGCAGATCGGATTTGAGCACCTTCGGccattttggacaaaatatgtGAACTACTCCAATGATTTTGTTAGGAATTGCCACATCTTGGAATCATAGTTGGTAAGCTGGAGGAGCTAAAAAGAAGATATGGGacaggattaaaaaaaaaagatgcaattGATATGGGTTTCATGTAAGTTTTTTACAGCTCGAAAATATTTTTTCAGGGATTCTCGAAAGACAATCAGAAACTTGACCTGAAGGGCAAAACTTCCCAGGTAAAGATTTGCTGTCATCCCTAATACTTCTGCAGAAAGTGACCATAACCATAATCGTGATCAAGGGCATGAGATTCATTCTTTCATTCTGTAACATAGCAATCcgtcctttatttttttggttggataaaaaaaaaagaaaggataatattattggTCCTTTCTGCTGGGGTGTTGTTGATTTTTTAGCTCATATTTTCTGAATAAAAGTGAAGTACAGAAGATAGAAACAAAGTGCCTATGTCAATGCCTCTATGATTTGCTGATTGGTGCATGGAAGAGGAAAGTTTAGAACAGGTCTTTTTTATCAGGCTCACCTATTACCCCCGGATATGTTTTTTTGtccctcaaattttttttgtccttctttcttttgaaatttGTATTGTCTTTCATTTTTGTTAGTACCCATTTCCCTTGCCTAATTTGGTATCCATTATTTGGTGAATTTAGAAGTAGGTTCTGGGAGATTGCTGTGTTACACAGGTTTGCTCTATTTTTATAGGTCCCATTTGAAATGGGAAGCTTATTCTTAggtcatatataatttatatttttatatataatcggTATTTATTTTGTACGATGATTCACGAGAGACATTTGAAATGTGCAGAAAATTCTTTTCTCCCTAAATTCTTCTTCTATCTTGCCGTCTCTTATTGCTTTTCAAATTTATGGccctttgtcttttcttttcttatattcTTTGAATTggctctctttatttttattttatttgtttctttgtccACCATATAGCCGGCtcaaaatgtttatttatgtcaaaatataatttttttatgtctaTTGTTTTcagaaaattctagaaaaaagaaatgcttGTGTttgttttatcttcttttttttttttttttaaaataataataatgtgtgATCCAAATTGaactattatatttaataatgtgCAACTTGTAGTGcaataaagaaatagaaaagtCATATAGATAATTAAGATAAAGGAATGGATAAAGTTTTatggaaaatgacaaaaaaatttgattttatttaattgatataaGAAATTTCACTCTtcatcttttcaaaaaaataaaataaaataaaataaaaattgttgaaTATACTTTTCATCTGGTTTTGCCCCTaacaaaattgaatttgaattcacTTGGGATCTCATATACAACTGTGGCACTTGACAAGGCAACGGttcaattttcttattatatttttcaaacgAAAGATTTCTTAATCCTGGAATTTAATAAGTTGATGATGACAAGAAACGCAATGTGAAATAgtctattataatttttttagcatCCGACGACCAAATCTTTTAAACTCTGATATTTCCAATGGAAATTGATGCCTAACCACATTCATAATCAAACTAATTAGtccccacatttttttttattttatttactggACCCCATTTGgcatttaccctttttttttcctttgtattATAATTTATCGATAACTAGAAATCAAGTCTTTAAACATCGTTTTTGCGAATTATATAAGCAATTGATTGATTCTTCCAAAGCCTTATCATGGAAGAATCTAAAAGGTTCTTGGAAATGGAATTTTGATATATTCGTATATTGGCTTGCCATAGGAATATAGGATTgagctatttattttttattttatttttaattatatatatatattgtaaaacaGATGTCATaccaaacttatatatatataaaatcatatatataagaattttatcattttctaaaaataaacgACTATTTGAAATACATTCTATCTATAAAATATGAGTATGAATTAGTACAATAAATCCATTAAAACATCCTAATGATAAaaatcatatgtatatatgtactgGATGAGGCATTTGAATTCGGAATAGAAGCATAAGCATCTTTATTGTTAAAATGGTGGGTATGTGCAAGTCTTTcacttactttttatttttatttttattttttcgaatGACATATAATTTAggaatattttcaatatatatatatatatatacacacatgtaCATGTacatgtacacacacacacacacacacatatatatatatatatatatatatatggacctaTTTAATGAGTACCAACCCTCTTGGTTTATATCATTTTCCTCTCCCtccatcataaataataatccgaaatctttcttaaaaaaaaaattagaaaataataatagtaatataagAACATCATTATCAATCATTTCATAAATTAGATACGCAACTTATTAAAGATTAATGAACAACTATTATAATTAATGACTGGATCTGATTCATGGAATTAACGATTAAAATTCCCAATTTgtctgttggaaaaaaaaaaaaaaaaacaaaaaggaggaAAATAACTGGACTCTTGAACATGATCGGCTGGTAGTGAGCAAAGAATATAACTTTTATTAAGCGTGttaatggacttttatttttgtaaataatacatttatttaatttttgggtatgtcggtttgggttggtacATGGTAACGTTGGAAGTTAGCAAAAGGGTAAGAAAGACTCattgaaaagagagagagagagaaagagagagctgtCCATTTCCATAGCCTTAGGAGGAGATTGGAAGGAGAAGAAAGGCAGGGATGGAGGAGTCATTGACCATAGATTTTCTAGACTTTGAAAACTCCGAAACACCCTCATCTCTGAggactttttattcttcttcttcttcttcttctttgatctCTTCCTCTGTctctaatattattgtttaattaatttaaaatataatctcATCATCGACTTCTTCTTTGCCTTTGATTTCTGAACACCCCCTCAACCAGCTGCACTGCTCTTTAACACCAACAATCCAGATcagtttgttcttttttttttgaaccaaGTAAGGAAAACCCGAGATGAGCAATAAAttctacccctttttttttttttttttttgagtgtgttcgatttggtttttaattgttttggaGATGACCCAATTGAGGATTTTGTCTTGATTGTTTGGATTTCTTGGAACACCCTTTTGGAAGAATTTTTGGTGGGAGTTAATGTTTGCTCTATTATAACTACTGTGTGTTTTGGTGGGTGTTGGGTTGGTTGGTGTCACTTGTATACCAATATATATAGGTTTCTCTGCTTTCCTTCTGTATTTTTTATGTCAAAGGAGCTGCTAATGTATTTTtgaaaagagaaattaaaagCCTTTGTAAATACTTGTCTATATGTGTATGTCTTTTTGCCGTTTCCATTTCCAACATCAAATTTTGTTTGTCATGTAAATCCAACTCAAagaactcttcttttttttttttttcttttttttttttattattcattttcattGCATTACTCGTTTGCAGAATATAAAGTGAAAAATTGTCTTTTCTGAGATCTAATTCAAATACTTTAACGTGTCTTTGCTTGCCATTAGCAAAACCTGAGAGACAGCCTACCACAAGATATTTGGTGTCGGATTCAGAAAAAAGAGATTTTGAATCTGGGAAGTTACTTTGATCCTTGAGGATGGCTGAGGTGCAAGATCAATTGGAGATTAAGTTTCGATTGACTGATGGATCAGATATTGGTCCCAAAAGTTTTCCTGCAGCTACAAGTATTGCGTCCTTGAAGGAAAGCATACTTACTCAATGGCCTAAAGGTTAAAGATTTTTTATAATGGatgattatttcaatttttttgatttatcaaGATTTTGTCTTCTTGTAACTTTGACCATTAAAAATTTCTAGTAGTCCTTGTAGCCAACTGGCCGTTCTTTAGTATGAGAGAGGTCATGGATTCCACCCACAGGAGGGGTGGAGTTTATGAAGGGGATGAACATCTAACCATGCAATTGATTTTAATGATTGCTTTGTTAGGAACTTATGAGAACTCAATAAAGAGCTTGATGTATGATTCTCTTTGTGCTGTTAAAGgaattatgattaaaaaaagaaaataagaaaaaaaaaaaccttttgagGGATTACAGGACTACCTCTATATATGCATAGCTAATGCAAGTATGAAATCAGTTTCTCCAAGActggtttaattttatttggatgATCATGTGAGGATGTTATTACGCACATTATGATCTATGTCTAACTGTAAATTTAGGTTCATAGGTCTTAATTGTGCAATTGTTAGCTGCATGTAACAGGGCTattctcaaaattttatatgaagTTGTTGGAACAAAATTTTTATGTGACTTAGGTGGGCAAGCTATTACTTCATGTTTTCTAGGCATTTCCATAGGACTCACCTCTCTGTCTTCCATCATATCACTTTCTATTCTATTGAACTTGTTCTGGATTGTTGCTTTTTCATTCTCACTTCAGTGAACTAGAGATGAATATGAATGCTATAGGAACCACAAGTTCAAAAAAGTAATTTTGGATGTGAAATCGTTGTAAACTTTAGCTGATTGGTAGCTCTTAAAAATTCTGCTTTGGATCAGCTGCCATGGTGGTGTTAGGCACTTAAGTCTCGTAGGCCAAGAAGATAGAATTGATTTCTTTATACAGATGCATTACTTGAAggtgttaaattttattaaagagGACTGAGTTTTACAATGGAGTTATTTTGCTTCTTACTCCAACATATAGTTAATATAATGAGAATGGTATTTAAGTATGACCTATTATTGGTTATAACCATTTCTAGAACAAGTCAGAAAAAATGAATCAGCAAGACCTTTAGGTCTCTTGTTTCCATGCTCTTTAATATTACCATCACGAGATCTcttgttttaaaatttgtttataaatgcaattgttaaattgttatttgttgTTGCTTAAGCTGATTAAGCTTGAAATTTATCTGTTTGAACAGAGAAGGAGAATGGTCCAAGGACAGTAAAAGATGTGAAGTTAATAAGTGCTGGAAAAATATTGGAAAACAATAAGACAGTTGGGGAGTGTCGAAGCCCATTATGTGATATACCAGGCGGAGTTACAACCATGCATGTTGTTGTTCAAACACCATTAGTGGAGAAAGGTACATATATGTCCAAGACAACTCAAACACTATAATCAATATTTTGAAGATTAAGATTTAAGCATATGTTTTATCCCTTTTCTATTTAAAGGTGACATAATTTCTTCAAACTTATGTGTTTCTTGCCAAACTGGGAGATTGAAAAATAGGAAGTTTGTTCTGTT
Proteins encoded in this window:
- the LOC107415940 gene encoding probable galacturonosyltransferase 14 isoform X1, whose product is MQLHFSPSMRSITISSSNGFIDLMKIRVAARHISYRTLFHTILILAFLLPFVFILTAVVTLEGVNKCSSFDCLGRRLGPKLLGRVDDSGRLVKDFYKILDQVSTEDIPADLKLPDSFSQLVSEMKNNQYDTKTFAFMLRAMMEKFEREIRESKFSELMNKHFAASSIPKGIHCLSLRLTDEYSSNAHARKQLPPPELLPLLSDNSYHHFVLSSDNILAAAVVVASTVQSSLKPEKIVFHVITDKKTYAGMHSWFALNPISPAIIEVKSVHQFDWLTRENVPVLEAVENQNGIRNYYHGNHIAGANLSDTTPRTFASKLQARSPKYISLLNHLRIYLPELFPNLDKVVFLDDDVVIQRDLSPLWEIDLGGKVNGAVETCRGEDEWVMSKRFKNYFNFSHPLVAKNLDPEECAWAYGMNIFDLSAWRKTNIRDTYHSWLKENLKSNLTIWKLGTLPPALIAFKGHVHPIDPSWHMLGLGYQNRTDIESVKKAAVIHYNGQSKPWLQIGFEHLRPFWTKYVNYSNDFVRNCHILES
- the LOC107415940 gene encoding probable galacturonosyltransferase 14 isoform X2 produces the protein MQLHFSPSMRSITISSSNGFIDLMKIRVAARHISYRTLFHTILILAFLLPFVFILTAVVTLEDCLGRRLGPKLLGRVDDSGRLVKDFYKILDQVSTEDIPADLKLPDSFSQLVSEMKNNQYDTKTFAFMLRAMMEKFEREIRESKFSELMNKHFAASSIPKGIHCLSLRLTDEYSSNAHARKQLPPPELLPLLSDNSYHHFVLSSDNILAAAVVVASTVQSSLKPEKIVFHVITDKKTYAGMHSWFALNPISPAIIEVKSVHQFDWLTRENVPVLEAVENQNGIRNYYHGNHIAGANLSDTTPRTFASKLQARSPKYISLLNHLRIYLPELFPNLDKVVFLDDDVVIQRDLSPLWEIDLGGKVNGAVETCRGEDEWVMSKRFKNYFNFSHPLVAKNLDPEECAWAYGMNIFDLSAWRKTNIRDTYHSWLKENLKSNLTIWKLGTLPPALIAFKGHVHPIDPSWHMLGLGYQNRTDIESVKKAAVIHYNGQSKPWLQIGFEHLRPFWTKYVNYSNDFVRNCHILES
- the LOC107415959 gene encoding membrane-anchored ubiquitin-fold protein 1, encoding MAEVQDQLEIKFRLTDGSDIGPKSFPAATSIASLKESILTQWPKEKENGPRTVKDVKLISAGKILENNKTVGECRSPLCDIPGGVTTMHVVVQTPLVEKEKKASSQPKENKCVCVIL